A window from Vulcanimicrobium alpinum encodes these proteins:
- a CDS encoding S9 family peptidase, whose protein sequence is MTTPLVPSDLLRIVLCADPNIQADGAAVFYRRAYQDREADETRGAIHRVDRDGADRPFTRGTNDRLPRPAPDGSALAFVAERDGAARIYLLPFAGGEAAPLGETYPKIVALAWSPDASRLAFVATAPHDPLSARAYHDAASGARHFRQLPFKSDADGLLDGTRKHLFTIDVATGETTRLTHGDFDVASPAWSPDGKRIAFTARIDQPETSYALADVCTIDARGGEIGRLTNAAGPAAAPAYAHDGREIAYIGHLHGDDGGGRFDEELLVVPVAGGAPRSLSAGLGRTVGDHLASDLRGGHAPIAPVWTADDRELIVPVCEEGATVLRAFARDGTATRVLAGGERHIFGMSVANDGAIAFTYATPTIPNEVALLEPYGGERTLTGLNPWLAEKRVVAPVRYRPKADDGTVLDGWLIAPAASTEARPPLVLEVHGGPHAAYGATFFFEFQMLAANGIAVAYGNPRGSQSYGHAYANAIVGKWGELDASDVLCILDGALAQGTFDTARLGVAGGSYGGFMTTWLLGHSDRFAAGVSMRAVNDFVSEVGASDIGWFLENELDARMADDAGRVLFERSPMRAAHAIAAPLLVEHSERDYRCPIDQGEQLFTLLRRLGRTNTEFVRFVDTGHELSRSGKPRSRVLRLRAIGNWFVRHLEPAGAPAVPDEAGALFRPLAGEAEPEPVPAAR, encoded by the coding sequence ATGACCACTCCTCTCGTACCGAGCGACCTGCTCCGCATTGTGCTCTGCGCCGACCCGAACATTCAAGCGGACGGCGCGGCCGTGTTCTATCGCCGCGCGTATCAGGACCGCGAGGCCGACGAGACCCGCGGCGCGATCCACCGCGTCGACCGCGACGGTGCCGACCGGCCGTTCACGCGCGGCACGAACGATCGGCTGCCGCGGCCCGCGCCCGACGGCTCCGCGCTCGCGTTCGTCGCCGAGCGCGACGGCGCGGCCCGCATCTATCTCCTGCCGTTTGCGGGCGGCGAAGCGGCGCCGCTCGGCGAGACCTATCCGAAGATCGTCGCGCTGGCGTGGTCGCCCGATGCGTCGCGGCTCGCGTTCGTCGCGACCGCGCCGCACGATCCGCTCAGCGCGCGCGCCTATCACGACGCCGCGAGCGGTGCCCGGCACTTCCGTCAGCTGCCGTTCAAGAGCGACGCCGACGGGCTGCTCGACGGCACGCGCAAGCATCTCTTCACGATCGACGTCGCGACCGGCGAGACGACGCGGCTGACGCACGGCGATTTCGACGTCGCGTCGCCGGCGTGGTCTCCGGACGGCAAGCGCATTGCGTTCACCGCGCGTATCGATCAACCCGAGACGTCGTACGCGCTCGCCGACGTCTGCACGATCGATGCGCGCGGCGGGGAGATCGGCCGCCTCACGAACGCCGCCGGTCCCGCCGCGGCGCCTGCATACGCGCACGACGGGCGCGAGATCGCGTACATCGGGCACCTGCACGGCGACGACGGCGGCGGCCGTTTCGACGAAGAACTGCTGGTCGTCCCGGTGGCGGGCGGTGCGCCGCGCTCGCTCTCGGCGGGGTTAGGCCGCACCGTGGGCGATCATCTCGCCAGCGATCTGCGCGGCGGTCATGCCCCGATCGCGCCGGTGTGGACCGCCGACGATCGCGAGCTGATCGTGCCCGTGTGCGAAGAGGGCGCGACGGTGCTTCGCGCGTTCGCGCGCGACGGCACGGCGACGCGCGTCCTCGCCGGCGGCGAACGCCACATCTTCGGGATGAGCGTCGCGAATGACGGCGCGATCGCGTTCACGTACGCGACGCCGACGATTCCCAACGAGGTCGCTCTGCTCGAACCGTACGGCGGGGAGCGCACGCTGACCGGTCTGAACCCGTGGCTCGCCGAGAAGCGCGTCGTCGCGCCGGTCCGCTATCGGCCGAAGGCCGACGACGGCACCGTGCTCGACGGCTGGCTCATCGCGCCGGCCGCCTCGACCGAGGCGCGGCCGCCGCTGGTGCTGGAGGTCCACGGCGGACCGCACGCGGCCTACGGCGCGACGTTCTTCTTCGAGTTCCAGATGCTCGCGGCGAACGGCATCGCGGTCGCGTATGGGAACCCGCGCGGTTCGCAGTCGTACGGCCACGCCTACGCAAACGCGATCGTGGGGAAGTGGGGCGAGCTCGATGCGAGCGACGTTCTGTGCATCCTCGACGGCGCGCTCGCGCAGGGGACGTTCGATACCGCGCGCCTCGGCGTCGCCGGCGGTTCGTACGGCGGTTTCATGACGACGTGGCTGCTGGGGCACAGCGACCGCTTCGCGGCCGGCGTGTCGATGCGCGCGGTCAACGATTTCGTCAGCGAGGTCGGCGCCTCCGATATCGGCTGGTTCCTCGAAAACGAACTCGACGCGCGGATGGCCGACGACGCGGGCCGCGTGCTCTTCGAACGCTCGCCGATGCGCGCCGCGCACGCGATCGCCGCGCCGCTGCTCGTCGAGCACAGCGAGCGCGACTATCGCTGTCCGATCGATCAGGGCGAACAGCTCTTCACCCTGCTGCGCCGGCTCGGCCGCACGAACACCGAGTTCGTGCGCTTCGTGGATACCGGACACGAACTCTCGCGCAGCGGGAAGCCGCGCAGCCGCGTCCTGCGGCTGCGCGCGATCGGAAACTGGTTCGTGCGGCATCTGGAACCCGCCGGGGCTCCGGCGGTCCCCGACGAAGCGGGCGCGCTGTTCCGGCCGCTCGCCGGCGAGGCCGAGCCCGAGCCCGTCCCCGCGGCGCGCTAG
- a CDS encoding serine hydrolase, giving the protein MKRTAFLGGAAAAVAALPHRAGAQPSLDLREVLDAIPGVTGVFARTMAPGPASFTWRANERFASASVIKLAIMTTVYRAYDAGTAHPEQLIRTRADDLIGGSDVLLGSPAGTPWKLDTLVKAMIHVSDNSASNTLITHFGIDTINNVMQQAGMTSSRLGRHFADVVPSWHKSANVVTPNDVATLLYAIEKGSREGVRTIASAQSCRAMINVMLGNDDTTKIVRGLPKGTPCAHKTGEIDGVRNDAAIVDPFGEVPYILVVLTRDLRDVSAGNAGIGAIAHRVDAALRGSAT; this is encoded by the coding sequence GTGAAACGGACCGCGTTTCTCGGCGGGGCGGCGGCGGCCGTCGCCGCGCTGCCGCACCGCGCCGGCGCGCAGCCGTCGCTCGATCTGCGCGAAGTCCTCGACGCGATTCCCGGGGTCACCGGCGTGTTCGCGCGCACGATGGCGCCCGGCCCCGCGAGCTTCACCTGGCGCGCGAACGAACGGTTCGCCTCCGCGTCGGTGATCAAGCTCGCGATCATGACGACCGTCTATCGCGCGTACGACGCCGGAACGGCGCACCCCGAGCAGCTGATCCGCACGCGCGCCGACGACCTCATCGGCGGTTCCGACGTGCTGCTCGGATCGCCGGCCGGGACGCCGTGGAAGCTCGACACGCTGGTAAAAGCGATGATCCACGTCAGCGACAACTCCGCCTCGAACACGCTGATCACCCACTTCGGGATCGACACGATCAACAACGTGATGCAGCAGGCGGGGATGACGTCCTCACGGTTGGGGCGTCACTTCGCCGACGTCGTCCCGTCCTGGCACAAGAGCGCGAACGTGGTGACGCCCAACGACGTCGCGACGCTGCTCTACGCGATCGAGAAAGGCTCGCGCGAAGGCGTGCGGACGATCGCAAGCGCGCAGAGCTGCCGCGCGATGATCAACGTGATGCTGGGCAACGACGACACGACGAAGATCGTGCGCGGCCTGCCGAAAGGGACGCCGTGCGCGCACAAGACGGGCGAGATCGACGGCGTGCGCAACGACGCGGCGATCGTGGACCCGTTCGGCGAGGTTCCGTACATCCTGGTCGTGCTGACGCGCGATCTGCGCGACGTCTCCGCCGGCAACGCCGGCATCGGCGCGATCGCGCACCGCGTCGACGCCGCCCTGCGCGGCAGCGCCACGTAG
- a CDS encoding DUF72 domain-containing protein: protein MIPHLALGTQSWAYPDWVGTLYDAGTRPEGYLHAYAREFSSVEIDATFYGTPPPGRLARWAAQVPAGFSFAVKLPREITHEQRLRNAAAPLAAFVAMLDELDGRLEAVLVQMPPDFEAGEIATLEAFVAALPRGPRWAVELRDGSWFRGDAHRRMRDALGSHGVAVAATDGSFVPLDAMLHEVRRPVASHAYLRWMGAREAFARFDRVQVDRSERIARWAEAIRDAGASLARVAGYANNEFAGHSPQTVRDVYAALGVPHARPTLVEQRSLFE, encoded by the coding sequence CTGATCCCGCACCTCGCGCTCGGCACCCAGAGCTGGGCGTATCCCGACTGGGTCGGGACGCTGTACGATGCGGGGACGCGCCCCGAGGGCTACCTGCACGCCTACGCGCGCGAGTTCTCCAGCGTCGAGATCGACGCGACGTTTTACGGGACGCCGCCGCCCGGCCGCCTCGCGCGCTGGGCGGCGCAGGTCCCGGCCGGCTTCTCGTTCGCGGTGAAGCTGCCGCGCGAGATCACCCACGAGCAGCGGCTCCGCAACGCCGCGGCACCGCTCGCCGCGTTCGTCGCAATGCTCGACGAATTGGACGGACGGCTCGAGGCGGTGCTGGTGCAGATGCCGCCCGACTTCGAGGCCGGCGAGATCGCGACGCTCGAGGCGTTCGTCGCCGCGCTCCCGCGCGGTCCGCGCTGGGCCGTCGAACTGCGCGACGGTTCGTGGTTTCGCGGCGACGCGCACCGCCGGATGCGGGACGCACTCGGCTCGCACGGCGTGGCCGTGGCGGCGACCGACGGCAGTTTCGTTCCGCTCGACGCGATGCTCCACGAAGTGCGCCGGCCCGTTGCTTCGCACGCCTATCTGCGGTGGATGGGAGCGCGCGAAGCGTTCGCGCGCTTCGATCGCGTGCAGGTCGATCGCAGCGAACGCATCGCTCGCTGGGCTGAAGCGATCCGCGACGCCGGCGCGTCGCTCGCGCGCGTCGCCGGCTACGCGAACAACGAGTTCGCCGGGCACTCGCCGCAGACGGTGCGCGACGTTTACGCCGCGCTCGGCGTGCCGCATGCACGGCCCACGCTGGTGGAACAGCGCTCGCTCTTCGAGTAA
- a CDS encoding peptidylprolyl isomerase yields MATYTKPTGDELQTLAEEAKTARARITTPKGEIVVRFYPDVAPQHSAAFIKLARARFYDGLTFHRYEPGFVIQGGDPAGNGTGGPGYNLDAEFNERPHVKGTVAMARSSNPNSAGSQFYIVLEDAPFLNRQYTVFGHVVEGQTVVDAIRAGDPMVQVAIEPGPAEG; encoded by the coding sequence ATGGCCACCTATACGAAGCCCACGGGCGACGAACTGCAGACGCTCGCCGAGGAAGCGAAGACCGCCCGCGCGCGCATCACCACGCCCAAGGGCGAGATCGTCGTCCGGTTCTACCCCGACGTCGCGCCGCAGCACAGCGCGGCGTTCATCAAATTGGCGCGGGCCCGATTCTACGACGGCCTGACCTTCCACCGGTACGAACCGGGCTTCGTCATCCAGGGCGGTGACCCGGCGGGGAACGGCACCGGCGGCCCGGGCTACAACCTCGACGCGGAATTCAACGAACGTCCGCACGTAAAGGGGACGGTCGCGATGGCGCGGTCGAGCAACCCCAACTCGGCCGGCAGTCAGTTCTACATCGTCCTCGAGGACGCGCCGTTCCTGAACCGCCAGTACACCGTCTTCGGGCACGTCGTCGAGGGGCAGACCGTCGTCGACGCGATCCGCGCCGGCGACCCGATGGTGCAGGTCGCGATCGAGCCCGGACCGGCAGAGGGCTGA
- a CDS encoding ATP-binding protein: MDGTARIPAGAGASLRLRVPPDPRYGRYVRDRVAGFAQSHGVPEIDVAEFVTAVAEGLANAIEHSGASDSIEVACWLVGGDQLFATVVDYGQGFEPPETVLTEPALPDVMSERGRGLPLMKKFTDLFSVRSTPGKGTSVILGRSVRRRADRDDSAAIAG; this comes from the coding sequence ATGGACGGGACGGCACGGATCCCGGCGGGAGCGGGCGCGTCGCTGCGGTTGCGCGTGCCGCCGGATCCTCGATATGGGCGCTACGTTCGCGACCGGGTCGCCGGGTTCGCGCAGTCGCACGGCGTCCCCGAGATCGACGTTGCCGAGTTCGTCACCGCGGTCGCCGAGGGGCTGGCCAACGCGATCGAGCACTCCGGCGCGAGCGACTCGATCGAGGTTGCCTGCTGGCTGGTCGGCGGCGACCAGCTCTTCGCCACCGTGGTTGATTACGGGCAGGGCTTCGAGCCCCCCGAGACCGTCCTGACCGAGCCTGCGCTTCCCGACGTGATGTCGGAACGCGGCCGCGGACTCCCGCTCATGAAGAAGTTCACCGACCTCTTCAGCGTGCGGAGCACGCCGGGGAAGGGGACCTCGGTGATCCTCGGGCGCAGCGTCCGGCGGCGGGCCGACCGGGACGATTCGGCGGCGATCGCCGGCTAA
- a CDS encoding ferredoxin:protochlorophyllide reductase (ATP-dependent) subunit N, whose product MFDTAIETLERDDFCSLAPIGWLHHKMQDAFFLVVGTQSCQGFLQTALGVMVFAKPRFATAVLDEDDLSGRDALTALLPLARTVVAEHAPRAIFLGSTCTPEILKMNVSGCAPAIERETGVRVYPARMDGFDASYTQGEDHVLQAMLARTPAGGETPNLVVLGCLSAIEEAEIRLECAAMEIPEPRFIPAESALDLAPVGPRTVIAPVNPYLFDATAWAKRERKATILSAPFPYGPDGSRAFYEALGAAFGRSVSYAERERAAWASLEGELTALRGRTIAFASDAMVELPLARTLRAAGARVPYVGTPNVYRKFHAPETALLEGVEIAERPDRFATFAKLTEHAPDVVVANLNIANALEGMGFAVKWSTELTFQPIHGFSGAQSLFAMFAATLRRHDALAGHRAKAGSETHPISMDFFLESHR is encoded by the coding sequence GTGTTCGACACGGCAATCGAGACCCTCGAGCGCGATGATTTCTGTTCGCTGGCGCCGATCGGCTGGCTGCATCACAAGATGCAGGACGCGTTCTTTCTGGTCGTCGGGACGCAGTCGTGCCAAGGATTTCTGCAGACCGCGCTCGGTGTGATGGTGTTCGCGAAGCCGCGCTTCGCGACTGCCGTTCTCGATGAGGACGATCTCTCCGGCCGCGACGCGCTGACCGCGCTGCTGCCGCTGGCGCGCACCGTCGTCGCCGAACATGCGCCGCGGGCGATCTTTCTCGGCTCGACCTGCACGCCCGAGATCTTGAAGATGAACGTCTCCGGCTGCGCTCCGGCGATCGAACGCGAGACCGGCGTGCGCGTCTACCCGGCGCGGATGGACGGCTTCGACGCGTCGTACACGCAAGGCGAAGACCACGTTCTGCAGGCGATGCTGGCGCGCACGCCCGCCGGCGGCGAGACGCCGAATCTCGTCGTGCTCGGCTGCCTCTCGGCGATCGAGGAAGCCGAGATCCGCCTGGAGTGCGCGGCGATGGAGATCCCCGAGCCGCGCTTCATCCCTGCTGAGAGCGCGCTCGATCTGGCGCCGGTCGGGCCGCGGACGGTGATCGCTCCGGTGAATCCCTATCTGTTCGACGCGACCGCCTGGGCGAAGCGTGAGCGCAAGGCGACGATCCTGAGCGCGCCGTTCCCGTACGGTCCCGACGGCAGCCGCGCGTTCTACGAAGCGCTCGGCGCCGCGTTCGGAAGATCCGTCTCGTACGCGGAACGCGAGCGCGCGGCATGGGCGTCGCTCGAAGGCGAGCTGACGGCGCTGCGCGGGCGAACGATCGCGTTCGCCTCCGACGCGATGGTCGAACTGCCCCTCGCCCGCACGCTGCGCGCGGCGGGCGCGCGCGTGCCGTACGTCGGCACGCCGAACGTCTACCGGAAGTTTCACGCGCCGGAGACGGCGCTGCTCGAAGGCGTGGAGATCGCTGAGCGGCCCGACCGCTTCGCGACGTTCGCCAAGCTGACGGAGCATGCTCCCGACGTCGTCGTCGCCAACCTCAACATCGCGAACGCCCTGGAGGGGATGGGGTTCGCGGTCAAGTGGTCGACGGAGCTCACGTTCCAGCCGATCCACGGCTTCAGCGGCGCGCAGTCGCTCTTCGCGATGTTCGCCGCAACGCTGCGCCGCCACGACGCGCTCGCCGGCCACCGCGCAAAAGCCGGCAGCGAGACGCATCCGATCTCGATGGACTTTTTCCTGGAGTCCCACCGGTGA
- the bchB gene encoding ferredoxin:protochlorophyllide reductase (ATP-dependent) subunit B has protein sequence MKLAIWSYQAPAHVGVSMCASSINGVHTVLRAPKGDGYATIMLAMFERLGVLPPLTINALTEGTLAGAPADLPRVLREIDARVKPKAILVTRSATAAVLQEPLDGEFGTMTPGELGAEVIFGASHPVRDNETTAFALTLRQLVAHVAADCARTETPSVNILGPALLGFHDHSNVRALRALFAAIGVDVNAVVPLGATVDDLRTLGRAWLNVSLVHERTAPLVAYLRERYGTPSVDALPYGEAGTTRFLREVCATLELPADRIAAAARESQLGWYARTVDAHALSTKRVAVFGTPTTAAGIARVLHDELDMRVEWVGTYVREYGDWLSARVADVTGRILVTDDYREVAQAIDETRPDIVFGSQMERHAASAHGIPCAVISPPAHILNFPLSYAPFVAYEGANYLADVVNRTQVLGLEHHLIETFGPRGQGRFAEQAPEGLDEPAVAAAEGAPQWDPSAERLVGRIPFFVRKKARANIEKYAREQRLAVIDERVVLAAREHVGG, from the coding sequence GTGAAGCTCGCGATCTGGTCGTATCAGGCACCGGCGCATGTCGGCGTCTCGATGTGCGCCTCGTCGATCAACGGCGTGCACACCGTCCTGCGCGCCCCCAAGGGCGACGGCTACGCGACGATCATGCTGGCGATGTTCGAACGCCTGGGCGTCCTCCCGCCGCTGACGATCAACGCGCTCACCGAAGGGACCTTGGCCGGCGCGCCTGCCGATCTCCCGCGCGTGCTGCGCGAGATCGACGCGCGCGTGAAGCCCAAGGCGATCCTCGTCACCCGCAGCGCGACGGCGGCCGTCCTTCAGGAACCGCTCGACGGCGAGTTCGGCACGATGACGCCCGGCGAACTCGGCGCGGAGGTGATCTTCGGCGCATCGCACCCGGTTCGCGACAACGAGACGACCGCGTTCGCGCTCACCTTGCGCCAGCTCGTCGCCCATGTCGCCGCCGACTGCGCGCGCACCGAAACGCCGTCGGTGAACATCCTCGGTCCGGCGCTGCTCGGCTTCCACGACCACAGCAACGTGCGCGCGCTGCGCGCGCTCTTCGCCGCGATCGGCGTCGACGTCAACGCCGTCGTCCCGCTCGGCGCGACCGTCGACGACCTGCGCACGCTCGGCCGCGCCTGGCTCAACGTCTCGCTGGTGCACGAACGCACCGCCCCGCTCGTCGCGTACCTGCGCGAGCGTTACGGCACGCCGAGCGTCGACGCACTCCCCTACGGAGAAGCAGGAACGACGCGGTTCCTGCGCGAGGTCTGCGCGACGCTCGAGCTCCCCGCCGACCGCATCGCCGCTGCCGCGCGGGAGTCGCAGCTCGGCTGGTACGCGCGCACCGTCGACGCGCACGCGCTCTCGACCAAACGTGTCGCGGTCTTCGGCACGCCCACCACGGCGGCCGGGATCGCCCGGGTCCTGCACGACGAGCTCGACATGCGCGTCGAGTGGGTCGGCACGTACGTCCGCGAGTACGGCGACTGGCTCTCGGCGCGCGTCGCCGACGTGACCGGCCGCATCCTCGTCACCGACGATTATCGGGAGGTCGCGCAGGCGATCGACGAGACTCGCCCCGACATCGTCTTTGGCTCGCAGATGGAACGTCACGCCGCGAGCGCGCACGGGATTCCGTGCGCGGTGATCTCGCCGCCGGCGCACATCCTCAACTTTCCGCTCTCCTACGCGCCGTTCGTCGCGTACGAGGGCGCGAATTATCTCGCCGACGTCGTCAATCGCACGCAAGTGCTCGGCCTCGAACACCATCTGATCGAAACGTTCGGGCCCCGCGGCCAAGGACGCTTCGCCGAGCAGGCGCCGGAGGGACTCGACGAACCCGCCGTCGCCGCCGCCGAAGGCGCTCCGCAGTGGGATCCGTCGGCAGAACGGCTCGTCGGGCGCATCCCCTTCTTCGTGCGCAAAAAGGCGCGCGCTAACATCGAGAAGTACGCGCGCGAGCAGCGGCTCGCGGTGATCGACGAACGCGTCGTGCTCGCGGCGCGGGAACACGTCGGTGGCTAA
- the chlG gene encoding chlorophyll synthase ChlG translates to MAKGTPALDERTVFGAAARSSVSTVGRFGAVLLPFGDKHAGAAAINASLKTFAKPGTWFAPMWAIMVGAVAGGARWDALSLVKIVAAMALAGPLLCAFSQIVNDWCDRDVDRINEPDRPTAANLLAPRTIVLVAAGLALAALALAYALGTAVLAIAALGLVLALAYSVPPLRLKARNGWLANAACAFAYEGCAWVAGAAAFGHVTRGTLVLATLYSLGSHGLMTLNDFKSIDGDRRLGLRSIPAMLGIRGALMQAFAFIDVFQVLAIGYVLAHRAWIAAAFMLVLFAVQLPMQRRMARDPAALAPWYCASAIPPFVWGMLAAALAIRYGGF, encoded by the coding sequence GTGGCTAAGGGGACGCCTGCGCTCGACGAGCGCACCGTCTTCGGCGCAGCGGCGCGCAGCAGCGTCTCCACGGTCGGCCGCTTCGGCGCCGTCCTGCTGCCGTTCGGCGACAAGCACGCCGGCGCGGCGGCGATCAACGCGTCGCTCAAAACGTTCGCGAAGCCCGGGACGTGGTTTGCGCCGATGTGGGCGATCATGGTCGGGGCGGTCGCCGGCGGCGCGCGCTGGGACGCGCTCTCGCTGGTGAAGATCGTCGCCGCGATGGCGCTCGCCGGCCCGTTGCTGTGCGCCTTCTCGCAGATCGTCAACGACTGGTGCGATCGCGACGTCGACCGTATCAACGAACCCGACCGGCCGACCGCTGCGAACCTGCTCGCCCCGCGCACCATCGTGCTCGTCGCCGCCGGGCTCGCCCTCGCTGCGCTCGCGCTCGCGTACGCGCTCGGCACCGCGGTGCTCGCGATCGCCGCGCTGGGACTCGTGCTCGCGCTCGCGTACAGCGTCCCGCCGCTGCGCCTCAAGGCGCGCAACGGCTGGCTCGCCAACGCGGCGTGCGCGTTCGCCTACGAAGGGTGTGCGTGGGTCGCCGGCGCGGCGGCGTTCGGACACGTCACACGGGGGACGCTCGTCCTCGCGACGCTCTACTCGCTCGGCTCGCACGGGCTGATGACGCTCAACGATTTCAAGAGCATCGACGGCGATCGCCGCCTGGGCTTGCGCTCGATTCCGGCGATGCTGGGGATCCGCGGGGCGCTGATGCAAGCCTTCGCGTTCATCGACGTGTTTCAGGTCCTTGCGATCGGCTACGTCCTGGCGCACCGCGCGTGGATCGCGGCAGCGTTCATGCTCGTCCTGTTCGCAGTGCAGCTGCCGATGCAGCGCCGCATGGCGCGCGATCCCGCCGCCCTTGCACCGTGGTACTGCGCCAGCGCGATCCCGCCGTTCGTGTGGGGTATGCTGGCCGCCGCTCTCGCCATCCGCTACGGGGGGTTCTAG
- a CDS encoding geranylgeranyl diphosphate reductase — MPKVLVVGANVGGAIAAGDLAAQGWDVTLIERDLKRKKPCGGAIPPKAISEFGVPETIIERKTTRAVIIGPSGSEVAMDVRGSKKRPDDYIIMVTREVLDRTMRERAANAGADVREASFVSHEQHADGVRVKLHYRDGREELVNYDYLIGADGAGSAVAKSCGRAPQRHASAIQERLALPDDAMAYYENTAELYLGDDISPDFYGWVFPKSDHVAVGTGCRPEHANQTYQFLEGVKRRAGPKLRGARRILLEGHPLPMQRYKKFVYGRTMLVGDAAGLVAHTSGEGIYFSMASARIAAQVLHLSATDHRTALTRYEKLWQKKYGAMFDFLEFLEQISYTNNFAREFFVDMCSTRDVQRFTFDSYLFKEMAQLKPGDHFQMAFEAANRAIATWFWKRRPIADAPPLITAKEALQATRQAIREGVTADAVA, encoded by the coding sequence ATGCCGAAGGTTCTGGTCGTCGGTGCGAACGTCGGGGGTGCGATCGCGGCGGGCGATCTCGCAGCGCAAGGCTGGGACGTCACGCTGATCGAGCGCGATCTCAAGCGCAAGAAGCCGTGCGGCGGAGCGATCCCGCCGAAGGCGATCAGCGAGTTCGGCGTCCCGGAGACGATCATCGAACGCAAGACGACGCGCGCGGTCATAATCGGCCCCAGCGGCTCGGAAGTCGCGATGGACGTGCGCGGGTCGAAGAAGCGACCCGACGACTACATCATCATGGTCACGCGCGAGGTGCTCGACCGCACGATGCGGGAGCGTGCCGCGAACGCCGGTGCCGACGTGCGCGAGGCGTCCTTCGTCTCGCACGAGCAGCACGCCGACGGGGTGCGCGTGAAGCTGCACTATCGCGACGGCCGCGAAGAACTCGTCAATTACGATTACCTGATCGGCGCCGACGGCGCCGGCTCAGCGGTCGCGAAATCGTGCGGCCGCGCCCCGCAGCGCCACGCTTCGGCGATTCAGGAACGGCTCGCACTCCCCGACGACGCGATGGCGTACTACGAGAACACCGCCGAACTCTACCTCGGCGACGACATCTCGCCCGATTTCTACGGCTGGGTGTTCCCGAAGAGCGATCACGTCGCGGTCGGCACCGGCTGCCGTCCCGAGCACGCGAACCAGACCTATCAGTTCCTGGAAGGCGTGAAGCGGCGCGCCGGCCCGAAACTCCGCGGCGCACGCCGGATCCTGCTCGAAGGTCATCCGCTTCCGATGCAGCGCTACAAGAAGTTCGTCTACGGGCGCACGATGCTCGTCGGCGACGCCGCGGGGCTGGTCGCGCACACCTCCGGCGAGGGGATCTACTTCTCGATGGCCTCGGCACGGATCGCGGCGCAGGTGCTGCATCTGAGCGCGACCGATCATCGCACCGCGCTGACGCGGTACGAGAAACTCTGGCAGAAAAAATACGGCGCGATGTTCGACTTCCTCGAGTTCCTCGAGCAGATCTCGTACACGAACAACTTCGCGCGCGAGTTCTTCGTCGACATGTGCTCGACGCGCGACGTGCAGCGCTTCACCTTCGATTCCTATCTCTTCAAGGAAATGGCGCAGCTGAAGCCGGGCGATCACTTCCAGATGGCCTTCGAAGCGGCGAACCGCGCGATCGCAACCTGGTTCTGGAAGCGCCGCCCGATCGCCGACGCACCGCCGTTGATCACCGCCAAAGAAGCGCTCCAAGCGACCCGCCAAGCGATCCGCGAAGGCGTCACCGCCGACGCCGTCGCGTAG